Proteins found in one Plasmodium malariae genome assembly, chromosome: 13 genomic segment:
- the PmUG01_13065400 gene encoding Plasmodium exported protein, unknown function, which produces MIIFLIRAFIFSCLIWIFKYSDESNICDKTRNKELNRNNILNIKYSRLLSTEISASLEDKHKCLKEKIYDLKGKSTASFKKKPYALKQNNLFQEEDNESIYDDNTYQEELNYFMPRIKPQKLGASNVKHNLKKKSSTLKHYNNIQNNKNLHKSLKKLYSENDSSLDNISSSNKRNRIINEDKTGVSYKYNNKHPIIYGIFFIPIMTFGVLLFPVTLLIIWYFNNRKRQK; this is translated from the exons ATGATCATCTTTCTTATTAGagcctttattttttcctgtcTAATATGGATATTCAAATATTCTGACGAG tcAAATATCTGCGATAAAACTCGGAACAAGGAATTGAACAgaaataacatattaaatattaaatatagcaGATTGTTAAGCACTGAAATAAGTGCATCGCTGGAAGATAAacataaatgtttaaaagaaaaaatatatgatttaaaaggaaaaagtactgcatcatttaaaaaaaaaccatATGCattaaagcaaaataacCTTTTTCAAGAAGAAGATAATGAATCAATATACGATGATAATACGTATCAAGAAGaattgaattattttatgccACGTATAAAACCTCAAAAACTTGGAGCTTCTAACGTTAagcataatttaaaaaaaaaatcttctacattaaaacattataataatattcagAACAATAAAAACCTACACaaatctttaaaaaagttatactCAGAGAATGATTCATCTTTAGACAACATCAGCTCAAGTAATAAACGTAATCGTATTATTAATGAAGATAAAACTGGTGttagttataaatataataataaacatcCAATAATATATGGAATTTTCTTTATCCCTATTATGACTTTTGGAGTGCTGCTTTTTCCGGTAACTTTGCTTATTATTTGGTATTTTAATAACCGAAAACgccaaaaataa
- the PmUG01_13065200 gene encoding STP1 protein, which produces MENCTTRDYTGFGYGASEYLMEKEFIEARKQISSFTASLKTKKNKKEFRDECLKLIDFLITIKDKPPRLLILNIGYQYLGIILEINLTSLLNMVVKFKKSGNTYDCNNDTQCIQDCTEYEKWFINVTSEAPAKENELSAPKLDEREAEDENISQDQSLLQEEHPHDGAPNSPSESQSSSFPEDTPSGPPQLQTASEGNSETSLTNLRADIQSEHSEIATDLTNLAPAQEKIRTSTVQPPTVQETNTESITEPVPVSTESLYPKAPPRSTAEHKIYGNINYIYFHIFVITKQIYVCIYKFNSVPVENSHNPYYALMGKFKKKKNIRRKVKFLRILLPSHSVKKDIFLSDDNLDQTIHDDEEIIKKLKIHEHNTINNTNMLKRKKDRSKTIIEVHMEVLEEFRNEEWEFKKGEFLAICLEAYKYEKHRSYPNLINGDQMENIKYSNDIEEKKIIWNKWIEKHRNLSEKLKKEDWFNNLKNEWKKEKAKLKEIEKLKYISSKENQKCSHLEREKDAWREWISNNGKIVEQNMEQDWFKGLTDEFNNILGEYENEETKNSVSLINIEEMEHNKSCEELYKFIKKKLLSKVCILAFMTVLDECKKEKNVENKESYLDSSINECNSDKNSDRQYHIIENGVEKEKKVLENSENTETFDYKEENNFTDEIKDWIGDDDTYVNSI; this is translated from the exons ATGGAAAATTGTACTACCAga GACTACACTGGGTTCGGTTATGGGGCATCAGAATATCTTATGGAAAAGGAATTTATAGAAGCTCGAAAACAAATTTCATCTTTCACTGCTTCCTTAAagacaaagaaaaataaaaaagaatttagaGATGAATGCTTAAAATTGATTGATTTTCTAATTACAATAAAGGATAAACCTCCACGATTACTAATCCTAAACATTGGGTACCAGTACTTAGGAATTATTTTGGAAATAAATTTGACAAGCTTACTCAATATGGTGGTT aaattcaaaaaaagtGGTAATACATATGATTGTAATAATGATACTCAGTGTATACAAGATTGTACAGAATATGAGAAGTGGTTTATAA ATGTAACTAGTGAAGCTCCAGCTaaagaaaatgaattaaGCGCACCCAAATTAGATGAACGTGAAGCTGAAGATGAGAATATATCTCAAGATCAAAGTCTATTACAAGAGGAGCATCCACATGACGGCGCACCTAATAGTCCATCTGAAAGCCAATCAAGCAGTTTTCCTGAAGATACACCTTCAGGTCCACCTCAACTTCAAACAGCATCCGAAGGCAACTCTGAGACAAGTTTAACTAACTTAAGAGCAGATATACAATCTGAACATTCTGAAATAGCTACAGATCTTACAAATTTGGCGCCTGCACAGGAAAAAATACGCACTTCTACAGTACAGCCTCCAACTGTTCAAGAAACAAACACAGAAAGTATTACTGAACCTGTTCCTGTATCCACTGAATCACTATATCCTAAAGCCCCTCCTCGTAGTACTGCAGAGCATAAAATTTATGGtaacattaattatatttactttcatatttttgtaataactaaacaaatttatgtatgtatatataaatttaattcagTTCCAGTAGAAAATTCACATAACCCATAT TACGCTCTAATGGGGAAgtttaaaaagaagaaaaatataagaagaaAAGTTAAATTCCTCAGAATACTACTACCTTCGCATTCTGTTAAAAAagacatatttttatcagATGATAATTTGGATCAGACAATACatgatgatgaagaaatcataaaaaaattaaaaatacatgaacataacactataaataatacaaatatgctaaagagaaaaaaggacAGATCCAAAACTATTATAGAAGTACATATGGAAGTACTTGAGGAATTCAGAAATGAAGAATgggaatttaaaaaaggtgAATTTTTAGCAATATGTCTAGAAGCatacaaatatgaaaaacataGATCCTATcctaatttaataaatggtgatcaaatggaaaatattaaatatagcaatgatattgaagaaaaaaaaattatatggaaTAAATGGATAGAAAAGCATAGAAATCTttctgaaaaattgaaaaaagaagattggtttaataatttgaaaaatgaatggaaaaaagaaaaagctaagttaaaagaaatagaaaaattaaaatatatatcttcaaAAGAAAATCAAAAATGTTCACATttagaaagagaaaaagatgCATGGAGAGAGTGGATATCAAACAATGGTAAAATTGTAGAACAAAATATGGAACAGGACTGGTTTAAGGGATTAACAGatgaatttaataatatattgggtgaatatgaaaatgaagaaacTAAAAATAGTGTAtcactaataaatatagaagaaaTGGAACATAACAAAAGTTGcgaagaattatataagtttattaaaaaaaaattattatcaaaaGTGTGTATACTTGCATTTATGACAGTATTAGACGAAtgcaaaaaagagaaaaatgtagaaaataaGGAATCATATTTAGACAGTTCAATAAATGAATGTAATTCAGATAAAAATTCAGATAGGCAATATCACATTATAGAAAATGGTgttgaaaaggaaaaaaaggttTTGGAAAATAGTGAAAATACTGAAACTTTTGATTATaaggaagaaaataattttacagaTGAAATAAAGGATTGGATAGGAGATGAtgatacatatgtaaattcTATATAA
- the PmUG01_13065300 gene encoding PIR protein: MEMVKEDKIVKESYPYSIYNELNEQVKSATDEKYCNEFKKLNNDYQGKSIELCKKVTHLLDFVYKKDKSKEFKEYCSHYKYWVYEEISKLFNDDTPENIINDVIDKFNKLQTTLFINRQKNYCSYRFDLKTLGELNSRKVEKKLYDYFKNYNTIKSRDKCSNVSIEKYKGYLEGIKILYENEKDYCCFPGTWDCSNYFLTCNSEFDPSKLLSAFQSKGNGSCDGLNRITANFDEEELNTVVTDAEILNSISHGACFNLDKHELTSSDTKHPRCSLLATSVTLTRSVRTDGNSGATMTDNGSPPDGVNSVTRDNREEGRTPQAGASQGQQGTIEKAGGSRSTEKLKIEAPSEKDSPDTFRWKFNEKGTLQCPTKSRDKNEELLCNFMEELVEGNFATQMEGTKRYKVKAGRSWSEDDLKPARERVRKRRSANESNILNNIFVRISTGVTLVMGIIFIFYLFFKFTPFGSRLRRDRKRKQRYRKDFTDLYTRKRPRRFLKRTYRHSDKRRFNVVNIEDELHS, encoded by the exons ATGGAAATGGTAAAAGAA gataaaattgtaaaagaGTCATATCCAtacagtatatataatgaattaaatgaGCAAGTTAAAAGTGCAACAgatgaaaaatattgtaacgaatttaaaaaattaaataacgATTACCAAGGTAAATCTATTGAACTTTGTAAAAAAGTAACACATCTTTTAgattttgtttataaaaaggataaatcAAAAGAGTTTAAAGAATACTGTTCACATTATAAATACTGGgtatatgaagaaataagTAAATTGTTTAATGACGATACACCAGAGAATATTATCAATGATGTTAttgataaatttaataaattacaaaCTACACTTTTCATTAATCGCcagaaaaattattgttcTTATAGATTTGATCTCAAGACTTTGGGGGAATTGAATTCAAGAAAGGTAGagaaaaaattgtatgattattttaaaaactatAACACTATTAAAAGTAGAGACAAATGTAGTAATGTTAGCATTGAGAAATATAAAGGATACCTTGAAGGTATCAAAATCCTATACGAAAATGAGAAGGATTATTGTTGTTTTCCAGGAACATGGGACtgttcaaattattttttgactTGTAATAGTGAGTTTGATCCAAGTAAACTCTTATCTGCATTTCAATCTAAAGGTAATGGAAGTTGTGATGGATTAAATAGAATTACAGCTAATTTTGATGAAGAGGAATTAAATACTGTGGTAACAGATGCAGAAATTTTAAACTCAATTTCTCATGGTGCATGCTTTAATCTAGATAAGCACGAACTTACATCAAGTGACACAAAACACCCACGTTGTAGTTTATTAGCAACATCTGTTACGTTAACTAGAAGTGTGCGTACAGATGGAAATTCTGGAGCAACTATGACTGATAATGGATCCCCCCCGGATGGTGTGAATTCAGTAACCAGGGATAATCGGGAAGAAGGAAGAACACCGCAAGCAGGTGCATCACAAGGCCAACAAGGTACAATAGAAAAAGCAGGGGGTTCTCGTAGTACAGAAAAACTAAAGATTGAGGCACCCTCTGAGAAAGACTCACCTGATACATTTAGATGGAAATTTAACGAGAAAGGAACATTACAGTGTCCAACTAAAAGCAgagataaaaatgaagaactACTTTGCAACTTTATGGAAGAATTGGTTGAAGGAAATTTTGCTACACAAATGGAAGGTACTAAAAGATACAAAGTGAAGGCTGGAAGGTCATGGTCAGAAGATGATTTAAAACCAGCACGTGAAAGAGTGAGGAAAAGGAGATCAGCTAATgaatcaaatatattaaacaacATTTTTGTTCGTATATCTACTGGAGTTACTCTAGTAATgggaattatttttatattttaccttttttttaaa tttACTCCCTTCGGATCACGTTTACGTAGGGATagaaaaaggaaacaaaGGTATAGGAAAGATTTTACGGATTTATATACACGCAAACGACCAAGGCGCTTCTTAAAACGTACATATAGGCATTCTGACAAAAGGAGATTTAACGTAGTAAATATAGAAGATGAGCTTCATTCATGA